A part of Argonema galeatum A003/A1 genomic DNA contains:
- a CDS encoding DUF445 domain-containing protein, which yields MNLSNIWLYISPPVLGAVIGYFTNDIAIKMLFRPYRAIYIGKRQIPFTPGLIPANQERLAKRISDTIMGSLLTPEELQNLARKLLETERVQAGILWLLRLGLDQLQADKEQRTAKVLAGILQDLVGESLPRLLKVLARRDDFLEVQINQIFDQVLLEFQLTEQQASQLADWLVQVVLPPDVLRMALIDFLTDRNIQVIDEGFREKSSGTYWVVANLFGLKNTLTRLRTYCLDEKEESNARLKELIQSLAIKERLKQWLQNLSLQNLPVSTVRQLRKTMRESIRSYIQNRGAELLQGFSGSINWEETASLVLKRLRNSAVVNTSLEVISKEMALILERYLEQDLEKIVQQVIPILNIDQVIIERVRATSPKDLEAAIEGIVKSELQAIVNLGGILGFVVGSIQLVILLLQQ from the coding sequence GCTTTACATTAGCCCTCCGGTACTAGGTGCAGTTATTGGCTATTTTACTAACGACATAGCCATTAAAATGCTATTTCGTCCCTACCGAGCTATATACATCGGTAAGCGGCAGATCCCGTTTACACCCGGTTTGATTCCCGCTAACCAAGAGCGACTGGCGAAGCGGATTTCTGACACCATCATGGGGTCGCTGCTGACACCAGAAGAGTTGCAAAACCTGGCGCGAAAGCTGCTGGAAACTGAGCGCGTTCAAGCCGGAATTCTCTGGCTGCTAAGGCTGGGGCTGGATCAACTTCAAGCCGATAAGGAACAGAGAACTGCCAAGGTTTTAGCTGGGATTCTCCAGGATTTGGTGGGTGAATCTTTACCGCGCCTGCTTAAGGTTTTAGCGCGTCGTGACGATTTTCTGGAAGTTCAGATCAACCAAATTTTTGACCAGGTTTTGTTGGAGTTCCAGCTAACCGAACAGCAAGCCAGTCAGTTAGCAGATTGGCTGGTACAAGTGGTGCTACCCCCGGATGTTTTGCGGATGGCTTTGATTGATTTTCTTACCGATCGCAATATTCAGGTGATTGATGAAGGTTTTCGGGAGAAAAGCAGCGGCACTTATTGGGTGGTGGCAAATCTATTCGGTTTGAAAAATACTCTAACTCGCCTGCGTACTTATTGCTTGGATGAGAAAGAGGAAAGTAATGCTCGTTTAAAGGAATTAATCCAATCTTTAGCGATTAAAGAACGGCTGAAGCAATGGCTGCAAAACCTATCTTTACAGAATTTGCCTGTTTCGACGGTGCGGCAGTTGCGTAAGACGATGCGGGAAAGTATTCGCTCTTATATTCAAAATCGCGGCGCTGAATTGCTTCAGGGATTTAGCGGTTCTATCAACTGGGAAGAAACTGCTTCTTTAGTCCTGAAACGCCTGCGAAATTCGGCTGTTGTGAATACTTCGTTGGAAGTCATCAGCAAGGAAATGGCTTTGATTTTGGAACGCTATCTGGAGCAAGATTTAGAAAAAATTGTGCAGCAAGTAATTCCAATTTTGAATATCGATCAGGTGATTATTGAGCGGGTGAGGGCAACTTCGCCCAAGGATTTAGAGGCGGCAATAGAGGGAATTGTTAAAAGCGAGTTGCAAGCGATCGTTAATTTAGGAGGAATTTTAGGTTTTGTGGTGGGGTCGATCCAGCTGGTGATATTGCTGTTGCAGCAGTAA
- a CDS encoding type II toxin-antitoxin system VapC family toxin, which produces MRLLLDTHSFIWFFVGNPKLSTVVRSLIEDEDNEKLLSIASIWEMAIKHSQGKLSFGLPFDVFIEQQLSFEKLNLLNINLEHISAVATLPLHH; this is translated from the coding sequence ATGAGGCTGCTACTAGACACTCATAGTTTTATTTGGTTTTTTGTGGGCAATCCAAAACTCAGCACCGTAGTACGATCGCTAATTGAGGATGAGGATAACGAGAAACTGCTCAGTATAGCTAGTATTTGGGAAATGGCGATTAAGCATTCTCAGGGTAAGTTGAGTTTTGGTTTGCCTTTTGATGTATTCATAGAGCAACAACTCAGTTTTGAGAAGCTGAATTTGTTAAATATCAATTTAGAACATATTTCTGCTGTTGCTACACTGCCTTTACATCATTGA
- a CDS encoding type II toxin-antitoxin system Phd/YefM family antitoxin has product MINKEVTAMQQINLAEALKDMPSLIEAAIQGEEIVITKDERPVVKLIPVSPDKKRLQFGSAKDLITISDDFDEPIADFKDYM; this is encoded by the coding sequence ATGATTAACAAAGAGGTGACAGCCATGCAGCAAATAAATTTGGCTGAGGCATTAAAAGATATGCCTTCCTTAATCGAAGCGGCGATTCAAGGCGAAGAAATTGTGATTACGAAAGACGAGCGACCTGTGGTAAAATTGATACCAGTGTCGCCCGATAAGAAACGACTACAGTTTGGTAGTGCTAAAGATTTGATTACAATATCTGATGATTTTGATGAGCCAATAGCAGATTTCAAGGATTATATGTGA
- a CDS encoding type II toxin-antitoxin system Phd/YefM family antitoxin, translating to MLEISLTEASKDWQSLIEGAIKGEEILIAKDNKPVVKLVPLSPFEQSRKAGSAKGMVTISDDFDEPIADFEDYLQ from the coding sequence ATGCTGGAAATAAGTTTAACTGAGGCATCTAAAGATTGGCAATCCTTAATTGAAGGGGCGATTAAAGGCGAAGAGATTTTGATTGCGAAAGACAATAAACCTGTAGTTAAATTAGTTCCATTGTCGCCATTTGAACAGAGTCGTAAAGCAGGAAGTGCTAAAGGGATGGTGACAATATCCGATGATTTTGACGAGCCGATCGCAGATTTCGAGGACTATCTGCAATGA
- the rsgA gene encoding small ribosomal subunit biogenesis GTPase RsgA, whose protein sequence is MSSARAEQNARESTSPLLGTVLAVQANFYRVRLDTQETNQIKCLDVDKPLELLCTRRMRLKKIGVGVMVGDRVAIEEPDWAGGRGAIAEVLPRETELDRPPIANANQILLVFALADPPLDPYQLTRFLIKAESTDLDICLCLNKSDLVTGAELSEWRDRFTSWGYQPVFISVLGSIGLEELRDRLNNKISVLAGLSGVGKSSIINYFIPNVNLRVAEVSGKLSRGRHTTRHVELFELPSGGLLADTPGFNQPDLDCGGEELALYFPEIQQRLEALRCQFSDCSHRDEPNCIVRGDWERYQYYLDLLEEAISYQEQFNEQSDADASMKLKSKGKGQSKYEPRLEAKKYRRTSRKTQHQDLQELYKEDTDI, encoded by the coding sequence ATGAGTTCAGCAAGAGCAGAACAGAATGCCAGAGAATCGACTTCACCGTTGCTAGGAACTGTACTGGCTGTACAGGCAAATTTCTATCGGGTGCGATTAGATACGCAAGAAACTAATCAAATTAAGTGTCTTGACGTAGATAAACCATTGGAATTGCTCTGTACCCGCCGGATGCGCCTGAAAAAAATCGGGGTAGGAGTGATGGTGGGCGATCGCGTTGCGATCGAAGAACCGGACTGGGCCGGAGGCAGAGGTGCGATCGCAGAAGTTCTACCCCGCGAAACCGAACTAGACCGTCCGCCGATCGCCAATGCCAATCAAATTTTACTGGTTTTCGCCCTCGCAGACCCTCCTTTAGACCCATACCAACTGACTCGCTTTCTGATTAAAGCAGAGTCTACAGACTTAGATATCTGCTTATGCCTAAATAAAAGCGATTTGGTGACAGGTGCGGAACTTTCCGAATGGCGCGATCGCTTCACTTCCTGGGGCTACCAACCCGTATTTATCAGCGTCCTGGGTAGCATTGGATTAGAAGAATTGAGAGATAGGCTAAATAATAAAATTAGCGTTCTGGCTGGGCTTTCTGGTGTTGGCAAGTCTAGTATTATAAACTATTTCATTCCAAATGTCAATTTGCGCGTCGCAGAAGTTTCCGGCAAACTCAGCCGAGGGCGTCACACCACCCGGCACGTCGAACTGTTTGAATTACCCAGTGGTGGTTTGCTAGCCGATACCCCAGGCTTCAACCAGCCGGATTTGGATTGTGGGGGGGAGGAGTTAGCACTTTATTTCCCAGAGATACAACAGCGCTTAGAAGCTCTTCGCTGTCAGTTTAGCGATTGCTCGCATCGGGATGAGCCCAATTGTATCGTGCGGGGAGATTGGGAAAGATATCAGTATTATTTGGATTTGTTAGAAGAAGCGATTTCTTATCAAGAGCAATTCAATGAACAATCCGATGCCGATGCAAGCATGAAGTTGAAAAGTAAAGGCAAAGGGCAGAGTAAATATGAACCCAGATTAGAAGCTAAAAAATATCGCCGGACTTCTCGGAAAACTCAGCATCAGGACTTGCAGGAATTATATAAGGAAGATACGGATATTTGA
- a CDS encoding sulfurtransferase TusA family protein produces MSNPALLTPDAQLDLRGTPCPINFVRTKLRLEQMSQGSLLEVWLDPGEPIEQVPDSLVMEGYQLEQVEDRNGFFAILVRRPLD; encoded by the coding sequence ATGAGTAATCCTGCCCTATTAACTCCCGACGCGCAGCTCGATCTGCGCGGCACTCCTTGCCCTATTAATTTTGTACGTACCAAACTCCGCCTGGAGCAAATGTCTCAAGGCTCTTTGTTGGAAGTATGGTTAGATCCGGGCGAGCCGATCGAGCAAGTCCCGGATAGCTTAGTGATGGAAGGTTATCAGCTAGAACAAGTTGAAGACCGAAATGGCTTTTTTGCCATTTTAGTACGGCGACCTCTAGATTAA
- the dnaJ gene encoding molecular chaperone DnaJ, which translates to MADYYEILGVSRNSDKEEIKRAYRRLARKYHPDVNKEPGAEERFKEINRAYEVLSEPEMRTRYDRFGEAGVTSAGAAGYQDFGDMSGFADIFESFFSGFAGGQGTRTGRRPGSPTRGDDLRLDLKLEFREAVFGGEKEIRISHLETCEVCSGTGAKPGTRPRTCSTCSGSGQVRRVTRTPFGSFTQVSVCPNCNGTGQMIEDKCESCDGKGQKQVTKKLKITIPAGVDDGTRLRVANEGDAGQRSGPSGDLYVYLFVNEDAEFQRDGINILSQIQISYLQAILGCRIEVNTVDGPEELIIPPGTQPNTVLKLENRGVPKLGNPVSRGDHMITISIEIPNRITTEERELLEKLAKIRGDRIGKGGIEGFFGNIFNK; encoded by the coding sequence ATGGCCGACTACTATGAAATTCTCGGTGTTTCTCGCAACTCCGATAAAGAAGAAATCAAGCGAGCTTACCGTCGCCTAGCTCGGAAGTACCACCCTGATGTGAATAAAGAACCAGGGGCTGAAGAGCGCTTTAAAGAAATTAACCGTGCCTACGAAGTGCTTTCAGAGCCTGAAATGCGTACACGCTACGATCGCTTTGGCGAAGCAGGCGTAACAAGTGCTGGCGCTGCTGGCTATCAAGACTTCGGCGATATGAGTGGCTTCGCCGACATTTTTGAAAGCTTCTTCAGCGGTTTTGCTGGCGGACAGGGCACTCGGACTGGGCGCAGGCCCGGAAGCCCCACCCGTGGGGACGATCTGCGGCTCGATCTGAAGCTGGAATTCCGCGAAGCTGTCTTTGGCGGCGAGAAGGAAATCCGCATCAGCCATCTGGAAACCTGCGAAGTATGCAGCGGAACGGGCGCTAAACCGGGTACTAGACCTCGAACCTGCTCAACTTGTAGCGGTTCGGGTCAAGTCCGTCGCGTGACGAGGACTCCCTTTGGTAGCTTTACGCAGGTTTCAGTCTGTCCGAACTGTAATGGCACCGGACAGATGATTGAAGATAAGTGCGAATCCTGTGACGGCAAGGGTCAAAAGCAGGTCACCAAGAAGCTTAAAATTACTATTCCAGCGGGGGTTGATGATGGCACCCGCCTGAGAGTAGCTAATGAAGGCGATGCCGGTCAGCGGAGTGGCCCGTCTGGGGATCTGTATGTGTACTTGTTTGTTAATGAAGATGCAGAGTTCCAGCGAGATGGGATCAATATTCTGTCTCAAATCCAGATCAGCTACTTGCAGGCAATTTTGGGCTGTAGAATTGAGGTAAATACGGTCGATGGGCCAGAGGAATTAATAATTCCTCCCGGAACTCAGCCAAATACAGTTCTGAAGTTGGAAAATCGGGGCGTACCCAAGCTGGGGAATCCGGTGAGTCGGGGCGATCATATGATTACGATCAGCATTGAAATTCCCAATCGCATTACGACTGAGGAGCGGGAACTTTTGGAAAAATTGGCTAAAATTAGGGGCGATCGCATTGGTAAAGGCGGTATAGAAGGATTTTTTGGAAATATATTCAACAAGTAA
- the dnaK gene encoding molecular chaperone DnaK, protein MGKVIGIDLGTTNSCVAFLEGGQPVVIPNSEGGRTTPSIVGFGKADERLVGQLAKRQAVMNAENTIYSIKRFIGRRWEDTEMERSQVPYTGVRGKDDTVDVKVRGKNYTPQEISAMILQKLKQDAENFLGEPVDQAVITVPAYFTDAQRQATKDAGTIAGLEVLRIINEPTAAALSYGLDKQHEDNRVLVFDLGGGTFDVSILQLGDGVFEVRATSGNNHLGGDDFDNCLVRWMIENFKKTEGIDLSPDKMALQRLREAAEKAKIELSSTTNTSINLPFITADETGPKHLEMSLSRAKFEELVGHLVESTIEPMKQALKDCNMTPDDIDRIILVGGSTRTPAVQDALRQFFGGKTPDRSVNPDEAVALGAAIQAGVLGGEVKDLLLLDVTPLSLGIETLGEVFTKIIERNTTIPTSKSQVFSTATDGQTSVEIHVLQGERAMARDNKSLGKFLLAGVPPAPRGVPQIEVTFEIDVNGILKVAAQDKGTGREQSIRITNTGGLSAGEVERMRLDAEVYAEEDRKRKQVVEVKNQADSLFYSYDTTLKENSQFISEELKTQARQKAVELRAAVADPTIGLDEMRQQIDDFQQMLFVIGAEVYKQANQHQDEYDESYRASTPESRDDLETRSEGDEDFDFNFEDENTVSADYEAVE, encoded by the coding sequence ATGGGAAAAGTCATTGGCATCGACCTGGGCACCACGAATAGTTGTGTCGCCTTTCTAGAAGGCGGGCAACCCGTGGTGATCCCCAACTCGGAAGGAGGGCGAACGACGCCCAGCATAGTGGGATTTGGCAAAGCGGACGAACGCTTGGTCGGTCAGCTGGCGAAGCGGCAAGCAGTAATGAATGCTGAAAATACAATTTACAGCATCAAACGCTTTATAGGCCGACGCTGGGAGGACACGGAAATGGAGCGATCGCAAGTTCCCTACACCGGCGTCAGAGGCAAAGACGATACCGTCGATGTCAAAGTTCGGGGGAAAAATTATACCCCTCAAGAAATCTCAGCCATGATCCTGCAAAAACTCAAGCAGGATGCGGAAAACTTCTTGGGGGAACCCGTCGATCAAGCCGTGATTACGGTGCCTGCCTACTTCACAGATGCCCAAAGGCAGGCTACCAAAGATGCCGGTACGATCGCAGGACTGGAAGTGCTGCGAATCATCAACGAACCCACAGCAGCAGCTCTTTCCTACGGCTTGGACAAACAGCACGAAGACAACCGGGTACTGGTGTTTGACCTTGGCGGCGGCACTTTCGACGTTTCCATTTTGCAGCTGGGTGACGGCGTTTTTGAAGTCAGGGCTACTTCTGGCAACAACCACTTGGGTGGCGATGACTTTGACAATTGCCTAGTGCGCTGGATGATCGAGAACTTTAAAAAAACAGAGGGCATCGATCTATCACCGGATAAAATGGCCCTCCAGCGCCTGCGGGAAGCCGCAGAAAAAGCCAAAATAGAACTCTCCAGCACGACCAACACCTCAATTAACTTGCCGTTTATTACAGCAGATGAGACAGGGCCAAAGCATCTGGAAATGTCGCTCTCCAGGGCAAAATTTGAAGAACTGGTAGGTCATCTGGTAGAAAGTACCATCGAACCGATGAAGCAGGCTCTGAAAGACTGCAATATGACGCCGGATGACATCGACAGGATTATTCTGGTGGGCGGTTCTACCCGGACACCAGCAGTACAAGATGCGCTGCGTCAGTTCTTTGGGGGGAAAACGCCCGATCGCTCAGTCAATCCCGATGAAGCTGTGGCCCTGGGAGCGGCAATTCAAGCTGGCGTACTTGGTGGTGAAGTTAAGGACTTGCTGCTACTGGATGTGACGCCGCTGTCACTGGGGATTGAAACCTTGGGAGAGGTATTCACGAAAATTATCGAGCGCAACACGACTATTCCTACCAGCAAGTCTCAAGTGTTTTCAACGGCCACAGACGGACAAACATCGGTAGAAATCCACGTCCTGCAAGGTGAGCGGGCAATGGCTCGCGATAACAAAAGTCTTGGCAAATTCCTGCTCGCTGGCGTTCCTCCAGCGCCTCGCGGCGTGCCGCAAATTGAGGTAACTTTTGAGATAGATGTCAATGGTATTCTCAAAGTTGCGGCTCAAGATAAAGGCACGGGTCGAGAGCAGAGCATCAGGATTACCAATACTGGTGGCTTGAGCGCCGGTGAAGTGGAACGGATGCGGCTGGACGCTGAAGTGTACGCAGAGGAAGACCGCAAGCGCAAGCAAGTCGTCGAAGTCAAAAATCAGGCAGATAGCCTATTTTATAGTTATGACACGACGCTCAAAGAAAACAGTCAATTTATCAGTGAGGAACTAAAAACGCAGGCTCGACAAAAGGCGGTAGAACTGCGAGCCGCAGTAGCAGACCCCACGATCGGCCTAGACGAGATGAGGCAACAGATTGATGATTTCCAACAAATGCTGTTTGTCATTGGTGCGGAAGTGTACAAGCAAGCTAACCAGCATCAAGATGAGTATGACGAATCTTATCGGGCCTCAACACCAGAGTCTAGGGACGATCTAGAAACTAGGTCTGAAGGAGACGAAGATTTCGATTTTAATTTTGAAGACGAGAATACGGTCAGTGCGGATTACGAGGCCGTTGAATAA
- the grpE gene encoding nucleotide exchange factor GrpE yields MIDEVKQTGKTENLTQDAPEEIARDTAEMDFQAESGFFSEEAGVDENSQADVEAEADTSVREEMEAEIAALEQEVETQKAQLDDRTNQYMRIAADFENFRKRTQKEKEELELQIKCATITELLAVVDNFERAQSQIKTQTEQEKNIHKSYQSVYKLLVSSLKRLGVSPMRPKGKEFDPNLHEAVGTEQTDEYPEGTVTEELMPGYYLGERVLRHAMVKVAAAPEPVVTSEESQPTSSES; encoded by the coding sequence ATGATTGACGAAGTTAAGCAGACAGGTAAAACTGAAAACCTAACTCAGGACGCTCCTGAGGAAATCGCCAGGGATACAGCCGAGATGGACTTCCAGGCAGAATCCGGTTTCTTTTCTGAGGAAGCCGGTGTTGACGAAAATTCCCAAGCAGATGTAGAAGCGGAGGCGGATACTTCTGTTCGGGAGGAAATGGAAGCTGAAATAGCGGCGCTGGAGCAGGAAGTTGAAACACAGAAAGCTCAGCTGGACGATCGCACAAACCAATATATGCGGATTGCGGCTGACTTTGAAAACTTCCGCAAGCGGACGCAGAAAGAAAAGGAAGAGTTGGAACTGCAGATAAAATGCGCCACAATTACTGAATTACTGGCAGTGGTCGATAATTTTGAACGGGCGCAGTCGCAGATTAAGACTCAAACCGAACAGGAGAAAAACATTCACAAGAGCTATCAGAGCGTTTACAAACTATTGGTAAGCAGCCTGAAACGCCTTGGGGTATCTCCGATGCGTCCGAAGGGGAAAGAGTTTGACCCCAACCTTCACGAAGCTGTGGGAACAGAACAAACAGATGAATATCCAGAAGGAACCGTGACTGAGGAGTTGATGCCCGGTTATTACCTGGGAGAGCGAGTCCTGCGTCACGCTATGGTTAAAGTTGCTGCTGCTCCTGAACCCGTGGTAACCTCAGAGGAAAGTCAGCCGACCTCATCGGAAAGTTGA
- a CDS encoding GspE/PulE family protein → MTNSSSSPRRSTSLIALNFSPFGNKLIQSGYINPDDMKKAMIESRQSGRPLTEVLESITGRQLPADLLRQYKKQQLFELKILFGVECLDPEITQVQANHLGELIDTLIPIDICRRYRLVPLSKHETTPPSVLVAMVNPDDLEALDDLNRILRPQGLGLQRMVITREDYEQLITQYLDEQAQKLAKRAAEDRDKKLNLDDGEFENADIDDAPLDEDMDLDAALGEAESAPVVKTVNKILAKALTEGVSDIHVEPQEEFLRIRMRKDGVLQEPFPPLPKKVIPAITSRFKIIANMDVAERRQAQDGRIRRVFQGRTVDFRVNCLPSRYGEKIVLRILDNSSTQLGLDKLISDPDALAMVREMASRPFGLILVTGPTGSGKSTTLYSILAERNDPGVNISTAEDPIEYALGGITQCQVIREKGLDFSNLLRAFLRQDPDVILVGETRDKETAKTAIEAALTGHLVLTTLHTNDAAGAIARLDEMGVEPFMVSGALLGVCAQRLMRRVCSECRINYTPTPEELAKFGLSAARELEVSFYKANTLTADQRKAAIEADTICPKCNGGGYKGRCGVYEVLKVTERLQNLISQGAPTERIKEAAVEEGMVTLLAYSLNLVRLGATTFEEVERVTFTDKGLEAELKAKRKSSLTCRVCSAEAQPEWLECPYCLTPRFVDE, encoded by the coding sequence ATGACTAACTCCTCATCATCCCCGCGACGCAGCACCAGCCTGATTGCCCTAAATTTCTCACCCTTCGGCAACAAGCTAATTCAGTCTGGCTATATTAATCCAGACGATATGAAAAAGGCGATGATTGAAAGTCGCCAGTCAGGCAGACCGCTGACAGAAGTACTAGAGTCGATCACAGGACGACAGCTGCCAGCAGATTTACTGCGCCAGTACAAAAAACAACAGCTATTTGAACTAAAAATCCTTTTCGGCGTTGAATGCCTCGATCCGGAAATTACTCAAGTTCAGGCCAATCATCTCGGCGAACTGATTGACACCCTGATTCCCATTGATATCTGTCGTCGCTATCGTTTAGTACCCCTATCCAAGCACGAAACGACTCCGCCTAGTGTTTTGGTGGCGATGGTCAATCCCGACGACCTAGAAGCACTCGACGATCTTAACCGTATCCTGCGGCCTCAAGGTCTTGGGTTACAGCGTATGGTGATTACGCGCGAAGACTACGAGCAGCTAATCACTCAGTACTTGGACGAACAGGCTCAAAAGCTAGCCAAACGTGCTGCTGAAGACCGCGACAAAAAACTCAATCTCGACGATGGGGAATTCGAGAACGCCGATATTGATGATGCGCCTCTAGATGAGGATATGGACTTGGATGCGGCTTTGGGGGAAGCCGAGTCAGCTCCGGTTGTCAAAACGGTCAACAAAATCTTGGCAAAAGCTTTGACCGAGGGGGTTTCGGACATCCATGTGGAACCTCAAGAAGAATTTCTGCGGATTCGGATGCGTAAAGATGGGGTTCTGCAAGAACCTTTTCCACCCCTGCCTAAAAAAGTCATCCCAGCGATTACCTCTCGTTTCAAAATTATTGCCAATATGGACGTGGCGGAACGCCGTCAAGCTCAAGATGGTCGGATTCGCCGGGTCTTTCAGGGACGCACGGTGGACTTCCGGGTCAACTGTCTGCCTTCCCGCTATGGCGAGAAGATCGTATTGCGGATTTTGGATAACTCGTCCACCCAGCTGGGTTTGGATAAATTAATTAGCGATCCAGATGCGCTAGCAATGGTTAGAGAAATGGCTAGCCGTCCGTTCGGACTGATTTTGGTGACAGGGCCAACGGGTTCTGGTAAGTCAACCACCTTGTACTCAATTTTGGCAGAACGCAACGATCCTGGGGTGAATATCAGTACGGCTGAAGACCCTATTGAGTACGCATTGGGCGGCATTACTCAGTGTCAGGTGATTCGGGAAAAAGGTCTGGACTTTTCCAATCTGCTGCGGGCGTTCTTGCGGCAAGATCCGGATGTGATTCTGGTGGGTGAAACGCGAGATAAAGAAACGGCAAAAACGGCGATTGAAGCGGCGTTAACGGGTCACTTGGTGTTGACCACGCTGCACACCAACGACGCTGCTGGTGCGATCGCGCGGTTAGATGAAATGGGCGTTGAACCCTTCATGGTGTCCGGTGCCTTGCTAGGTGTCTGCGCTCAACGCTTGATGCGGCGCGTTTGTTCGGAATGCCGCATTAACTACACCCCAACCCCGGAAGAACTCGCCAAATTTGGTCTGTCCGCTGCCCGCGAACTGGAAGTCAGTTTCTACAAAGCCAATACTTTAACAGCAGACCAAAGAAAGGCCGCAATTGAAGCTGACACGATATGTCCTAAATGCAATGGGGGGGGCTACAAAGGCCGTTGCGGTGTTTATGAAGTTCTGAAGGTAACAGAACGACTGCAAAACTTAATCAGCCAAGGCGCTCCCACCGAGCGGATTAAAGAAGCAGCGGTGGAAGAAGGGATGGTGACATTGCTAGCTTATAGCTTAAACCTCGTGCGCCTGGGTGCTACCACCTTTGAAGAAGTTGAGCGGGTAACTTTTACCGACAAGGGTCTAGAAGCAGAATTGAAAGCAAAACGCAAGAGTTCTCTGACTTGTCGCGTTTGCAGTGCCGAAGCGCAACCAGAATGGCTGGAGTGTCCCTACTGTCTGACACCCCGCTTTGTTGATGAGTAA
- a CDS encoding type IV pilus twitching motility protein PilT, producing MDMMIEDVMESLIEQGGSDMHIQAGSPIFFRISGKLTPQTQFGEVLNSDDCQRLIFSMLNNGQRKDLEQNWELDCAYGVKGLARFRVNVYRERGCWASCLRALSSKIPDADKLGTPMILRELTERPRGMLLVTGQTGSGKTTTMAALIDLINRTRGEHILTVEDPIEYVFPNIKSLIHQRQKGEDTKSFANALKGALRQDPDVILVGEMRDLETIGLAISAAETGHMVFGTLHTNSASATIDRMLDVFPPIQQPQVRSQLSNSLVAVCSQNLVPKIGGGRVCVQEIMVVTAGISNLIREGKTSQIYSAIQTGGKLGMLTMEMALAAAYKEGKISYDSAMSKSSKPDELQRLIGPAAIGGPGQKVAAH from the coding sequence ATGGATATGATGATTGAAGACGTAATGGAGTCCCTGATCGAGCAAGGCGGCTCAGATATGCACATCCAAGCAGGATCGCCTATCTTTTTCCGGATCAGTGGGAAACTCACACCTCAGACCCAATTCGGCGAAGTTCTGAATTCGGACGACTGTCAGCGACTGATATTCAGTATGTTGAATAACGGTCAGCGCAAAGACTTGGAGCAAAACTGGGAGTTAGACTGTGCCTATGGAGTTAAGGGATTAGCTCGTTTCCGCGTCAACGTTTACCGCGAACGCGGTTGCTGGGCTTCTTGCTTGCGAGCGTTGTCTTCTAAAATTCCCGATGCCGATAAGCTGGGAACGCCAATGATACTGCGGGAACTGACAGAACGGCCTAGGGGAATGTTGTTAGTGACGGGTCAAACTGGTTCTGGAAAAACCACCACAATGGCGGCTCTGATCGATTTGATCAACCGGACGCGGGGCGAACACATTCTCACAGTGGAAGATCCGATCGAATATGTTTTCCCTAATATCAAAAGCCTGATTCACCAACGGCAAAAAGGCGAAGACACCAAGAGCTTTGCCAACGCCCTCAAAGGGGCACTGCGTCAAGACCCTGACGTTATCCTGGTAGGGGAAATGCGCGACCTGGAGACGATCGGACTGGCAATTTCAGCAGCAGAAACAGGCCACATGGTTTTTGGTACGCTGCACACCAACTCAGCGTCGGCGACAATAGACCGGATGCTAGACGTATTCCCCCCGATTCAACAACCCCAAGTTCGATCGCAGCTGTCTAACTCTTTGGTAGCAGTTTGCTCTCAAAACTTGGTGCCCAAAATTGGCGGCGGTCGGGTTTGCGTTCAGGAAATTATGGTGGTGACTGCAGGTATTTCTAACCTGATCCGAGAAGGAAAAACTTCTCAAATTTACTCGGCTATCCAAACAGGCGGTAAATTGGGTATGCTGACAATGGAAATGGCACTTGCGGCGGCATATAAAGAGGGCAAGATTTCTTACGATTCAGCCATGTCAAAATCTTCTAAACCTGATGAATTGCAACGCCTGATTGGACCGGCAGCAATTGGAGGCCCGGGGCAAAAAGTAGCAGCGCACTAG